In Sphingomonas panacisoli, one genomic interval encodes:
- a CDS encoding M28 family metallopeptidase codes for MRRIATIAAIALTLVPLTPATSRDRDAPVISAASVRTELELLAGPALRGRGSATPDEAIAAGYVAALFRDAGLRTAPGMDSYLQTAPIVRRTVAADPTLTIGGTAIPGVTVLRSGGGQISGTAAILRDPAGAIPQADVVVYTGPADQFTRVYRAVRGKAKLLLTTETQEDRDYRKQTGVRPRLRVALKGVDSRPDVTVAALSADALGRVRDGDAVMLDIPVVTTDGVTTNAIGYLPGTDPKAGVILVSAHLDHLGVRNGKVMPGANDDASGTVAVIELARAFAAMGPSKRGVLFVAYGSEELGGLGSTWFGLHPPIPLERIVANIELEMIGQQDAKLPKGSLMMTGAERSDLFAMLRANGALVAPDPYPEEHYFERSDNYSLALKGIVAHTLSGWVGPTYHQPTDTVDSLDLDYMTAAINSLVRPIRMLADAGYTPRWKSGGRPQ; via the coding sequence ATGAGAAGAATCGCGACGATCGCAGCGATCGCGCTGACGTTGGTCCCGCTCACTCCCGCCACATCGCGCGACCGCGACGCGCCCGTGATCAGCGCCGCCTCGGTCCGCACCGAACTCGAATTGCTCGCCGGCCCTGCGCTACGCGGACGCGGCAGCGCGACACCCGATGAAGCGATCGCCGCGGGCTATGTCGCGGCGCTGTTCCGCGATGCCGGGCTGCGCACCGCACCGGGGATGGATTCCTATCTCCAGACCGCGCCGATCGTCCGACGCACCGTCGCTGCCGATCCGACGCTGACGATCGGCGGCACCGCAATACCGGGCGTGACGGTGTTGCGCTCCGGTGGTGGCCAAATCAGTGGCACGGCCGCAATCCTGCGCGATCCCGCCGGCGCGATTCCGCAGGCCGATGTCGTTGTGTACACCGGTCCGGCGGACCAATTCACCCGCGTGTATCGCGCCGTGCGCGGCAAGGCCAAATTGTTGCTGACGACAGAAACGCAGGAAGATCGCGACTATCGCAAGCAGACGGGTGTGCGTCCTCGGCTACGCGTCGCGCTGAAGGGCGTCGATTCCCGCCCCGATGTCACGGTAGCGGCGCTTTCGGCCGACGCGCTCGGCCGCGTCCGTGACGGCGATGCTGTGATGCTCGACATCCCCGTCGTCACGACCGACGGCGTCACGACCAACGCGATCGGTTACCTGCCCGGTACCGATCCCAAGGCCGGCGTAATCCTGGTCAGCGCACACCTCGACCACCTCGGGGTGCGGAACGGCAAGGTGATGCCCGGCGCGAACGACGATGCGTCCGGAACCGTCGCCGTGATCGAACTGGCGCGCGCGTTCGCGGCGATGGGGCCGTCGAAGCGCGGCGTGCTGTTCGTCGCGTACGGCAGCGAGGAACTCGGTGGGCTCGGATCGACCTGGTTCGGCCTGCATCCGCCCATTCCGCTCGAGCGGATCGTCGCCAATATCGAGCTCGAGATGATCGGGCAGCAGGACGCCAAGCTGCCCAAGGGGTCGCTGATGATGACCGGGGCCGAACGATCCGACCTGTTCGCAATGCTGCGCGCGAACGGTGCGCTGGTCGCGCCCGACCCCTATCCTGAAGAGCATTATTTCGAACGTTCCGACAATTACTCGCTCGCGCTGAAGGGGATAGTCGCGCACACACTGTCGGGCTGGGTCGGACCGACTTACCACCAGCCGACGGATACGGTGGACAGCCTCGACCTCGACTACATGACCGCCGCGATCAATTCTCTCGTCCGGCCAATCCGCATGCTCGCCGACGCGGGCTATACGCCGCGATGGAAATCGGGCGGGCGGCCGCAATGA
- the yihA gene encoding ribosome biogenesis GTP-binding protein YihA/YsxC, which produces MSIFDEDAIEAARKTFAGPIAFLKSAPALQHLPGADVPEVAFAGRSNVGKSSLLNALTNRNSLARTSNTPGRTQELNFFDVGEPLAFRLVDMPGYGFAKAPKDVVKKWRFLVNDFLRGRDVLKRTLVLIDARHGLKDVDREIMEMLDKAAVSYRLVLTKADKIKPTELDKVVAATAEEARKRPAAHPDIIATSSETGLGIAELRAAVIEAIG; this is translated from the coding sequence GTGAGCATTTTCGACGAGGACGCGATCGAGGCGGCGCGCAAGACGTTCGCCGGGCCGATCGCGTTCCTTAAATCCGCGCCGGCACTGCAACATCTGCCCGGCGCCGATGTGCCGGAGGTGGCGTTCGCCGGCCGGTCGAACGTCGGCAAGTCGTCGCTGCTTAACGCGCTGACCAATCGCAACAGCCTGGCGCGCACCTCGAACACGCCGGGGCGGACGCAGGAACTCAACTTCTTCGACGTCGGCGAGCCGTTGGCGTTTCGGCTGGTCGATATGCCGGGTTATGGCTTCGCCAAGGCCCCCAAGGACGTCGTCAAAAAGTGGCGGTTCCTGGTCAACGACTTCCTGCGCGGGCGCGATGTGCTCAAGCGAACGCTGGTGCTGATCGATGCACGGCACGGGCTGAAGGACGTCGATCGCGAGATCATGGAAATGCTCGACAAGGCGGCGGTCAGCTATCGCCTGGTCCTGACCAAGGCCGACAAGATCAAGCCGACCGAACTCGACAAGGTCGTCGCCGCGACCGCAGAGGAAGCGCGCAAGCGCCCCGCCGCGCATCCCGACATCATTGCCACGTCGAGCGAAACCGGGCTCGGTATCGCCGAGCTGCGCGCCGCCGTAATCGAGGCGATCGGCTAA
- the yidC gene encoding membrane protein insertase YidC gives MKNDNRNFITFAIIAALILFGWPVIANKLFPPANPPVTKIEGGKTKVVPNTTAPSPTTPARVRDLKAVLGESAGQRVAIDTPTLKGSINLKGARIDDLVLTQYKETIAKDSPPIRLLSPAGTTDAYYAQFGWQDNGLKPPSADTVWTANGTLLAPGKPVTLTAANAQGQRFAIELSVDDQYMFTIRQTVLNAAGTAVDVAPAGIVSRATPSKDVDSWTIQIGPMSVHDSKADYDLNYNKVAESKPFTTTGGWLGFTDKYWLTALVPDQASTFAGEFTAPTGNGYAADYARAKTSLAPGKALTQTSRFFAGSKEVRILDGYQDNAGIALFGKALDWGWFEVIEKPIFYYLHWLFRMIGNFGVAIMLLTVTIRGLIFPIAQRQFASMASMRAIQPKMKALQERYKDDKQRQQQEIMKLYKEEKVNPLAGCLPTLIQIPIMYSLYKVLMLTIEMRHQPFVAWIKDLSAPDPLTPINLFGILDFVPPHFIAIGVVPILLGISMWLQFRMNPAPMDEAQKQVFALMPWVLMFVMAPFAVGLQVYWITSNLLTVLQQKVLYARHPALKQPVVK, from the coding sequence GTGAAGAACGACAATCGCAATTTCATCACCTTCGCGATCATCGCGGCGCTGATCCTGTTCGGTTGGCCGGTGATCGCCAACAAGCTGTTCCCGCCTGCCAACCCGCCGGTGACCAAGATCGAGGGCGGCAAGACCAAGGTAGTGCCGAACACCACCGCCCCCTCCCCCACGACGCCAGCCAGGGTCCGCGACCTGAAGGCTGTGCTGGGCGAGAGCGCCGGTCAGCGCGTCGCGATCGACACGCCGACGTTGAAGGGATCGATCAACCTGAAGGGCGCGCGGATCGATGACCTGGTGCTGACCCAGTACAAGGAAACGATCGCCAAGGATTCGCCGCCGATCCGCTTGCTGTCGCCTGCAGGAACGACTGACGCCTATTACGCCCAGTTCGGATGGCAGGATAACGGCCTGAAGCCGCCCAGCGCCGACACGGTGTGGACGGCGAACGGCACGCTGCTCGCGCCGGGCAAGCCGGTGACGCTGACGGCGGCCAACGCGCAGGGGCAGCGCTTCGCGATCGAGCTGAGCGTTGACGATCAATATATGTTCACGATCCGCCAAACGGTGTTGAACGCCGCCGGCACTGCGGTCGATGTCGCGCCCGCCGGGATCGTCAGCCGCGCAACGCCGTCGAAGGACGTCGACAGCTGGACGATCCAGATCGGCCCGATGTCGGTGCATGACAGCAAGGCCGATTACGACCTCAACTATAACAAGGTCGCGGAATCCAAGCCGTTCACGACGACCGGCGGCTGGCTCGGCTTCACCGACAAATACTGGCTGACCGCGCTCGTCCCCGACCAGGCATCGACCTTCGCCGGGGAATTCACCGCGCCGACGGGCAACGGCTATGCCGCCGACTATGCGCGCGCCAAGACGTCGCTCGCGCCGGGCAAGGCGCTGACCCAGACCAGCCGCTTCTTCGCAGGGTCGAAGGAAGTGCGCATCCTCGACGGCTATCAGGACAACGCCGGCATTGCGTTGTTCGGCAAGGCACTCGACTGGGGCTGGTTCGAAGTCATCGAAAAGCCGATCTTCTACTATCTCCACTGGCTGTTCCGCATGATCGGCAATTTCGGCGTCGCGATCATGCTGCTGACCGTCACGATCCGCGGCCTGATCTTCCCGATCGCACAGCGCCAGTTCGCCTCGATGGCGTCGATGCGCGCGATCCAGCCGAAGATGAAGGCGCTGCAGGAACGCTACAAGGACGACAAGCAGCGCCAGCAGCAGGAGATCATGAAGCTGTACAAGGAGGAGAAGGTCAATCCGCTCGCGGGCTGCCTCCCCACCCTGATCCAGATTCCGATCATGTATTCGCTGTACAAGGTGCTGATGCTGACGATCGAAATGCGGCACCAGCCGTTCGTCGCCTGGATCAAGGATCTGTCGGCGCCCGACCCGCTGACTCCGATCAACCTGTTCGGCATCCTCGATTTCGTGCCGCCGCATTTCATCGCGATCGGCGTGGTACCGATCCTGCTCGGCATTTCGATGTGGCTGCAGTTCCGCATGAACCCGGCCCCGATGGACGAGGCGCAGAAGCAAGTCTTTGCGCTGATGCCGTGGGTGCTGATGTTCGTGATGGCGCCGTTCGCGGTCGGCCTGCAGGTGTACTGGATCACCAGCAACCTGCTGACCGTGTTGCAGCAGAAGGTGCTCTACGCGCGGCATCCGGCGCTCAAACAGCCGGTGGTTAAGTAG
- the yidD gene encoding membrane protein insertion efficiency factor YidD, whose protein sequence is MIGRFFTWLLVGIVRLWQIGPSAILPPTCRYQPSCSAYAITALRRYGPLKGGWLAIKRIARCQPWGGHGPDPVP, encoded by the coding sequence GTGATCGGCCGATTCTTCACCTGGCTGCTCGTCGGCATCGTCCGATTGTGGCAGATCGGCCCCTCCGCGATCCTGCCGCCGACGTGCCGCTATCAGCCGTCATGTTCGGCCTATGCAATCACCGCGCTTCGCCGCTATGGCCCGCTCAAGGGCGGGTGGCTGGCGATCAAGCGGATCGCACGGTGCCAACCCTGGGGCGGACACGGCCCCGATCCCGTTCCCTGA
- the rnpA gene encoding ribonuclease P protein component: MPGFVLLVKARGDGDPAMRIGYTVTKKIGNAMVRNRIKRRFRALAREILPQSGVAGADHVLIGRSDGLTRDFAQLRADLTKALAKVVR; encoded by the coding sequence ATGCCGGGTTTCGTCCTGCTGGTGAAGGCGCGCGGCGACGGCGATCCCGCGATGCGGATCGGCTATACGGTGACCAAGAAGATCGGCAACGCCATGGTGCGCAATCGCATCAAGCGGCGTTTTCGCGCGCTTGCGCGTGAGATTTTGCCCCAGAGCGGTGTCGCCGGCGCCGACCACGTCCTGATCGGCCGGTCGGACGGTCTTACCCGCGATTTCGCGCAGTTGAGGGCCGACCTCACCAAGGCATTGGCGAAAGTCGTCCGGTGA
- the rpmH gene encoding 50S ribosomal protein L34, giving the protein MKRTFQPSNLVRARRHGFRARMATVGGRNVIRARRNRGRKKLSA; this is encoded by the coding sequence ATGAAGCGGACTTTTCAGCCGAGCAACCTGGTGCGGGCGCGCCGGCACGGCTTCCGCGCGCGGATGGCGACCGTGGGCGGTCGCAACGTGATCCGTGCCCGCCGCAACCGCGGCCGCAAGAAGCTGTCGGCCTAA
- a CDS encoding DUF805 domain-containing protein, whose amino-acid sequence MDWMLLPLKRYAEFSGRSRRMEFWMWVLFTVIVGFVLGLIDGMLGLKTSSTSVTPGGMAAMSSVGVLGGIWSLGTLVPSIAVGVRRLHDTDRSGWWILLPAGPYLVGLVMLVMGMLSGSLAMAGLAGVLMLIGMICAIVLLVFYCLPGTVGPNKYGADPMGGAANLSDTFA is encoded by the coding sequence ATGGATTGGATGCTGTTGCCGCTGAAGCGGTATGCCGAATTCAGTGGTCGCTCGCGCCGCATGGAATTCTGGATGTGGGTGCTGTTCACGGTCATCGTCGGCTTCGTGCTTGGGCTGATCGACGGCATGCTGGGCCTCAAGACCAGTTCGACGAGCGTGACGCCCGGCGGCATGGCGGCGATGTCGAGCGTCGGCGTGCTCGGCGGGATCTGGTCGCTCGGCACGCTGGTGCCGTCGATCGCGGTCGGCGTCCGGCGGCTGCACGACACCGATCGTAGCGGCTGGTGGATCCTGCTGCCGGCCGGCCCCTATCTCGTCGGGCTCGTCATGCTGGTGATGGGCATGCTGTCGGGTTCGCTGGCGATGGCCGGCCTGGCCGGCGTGCTGATGCTGATCGGCATGATCTGCGCCATCGTGCTGCTGGTCTTCTATTGCCTGCCGGGCACGGTCGGTCCGAACAAATATGGTGCCGATCCGATGGGCGGCGCCGCCAATCTGAGCGATACTTTCGCCTGA